A genomic window from Halorubrum trapanicum includes:
- the ilvC gene encoding ketol-acid reductoisomerase translates to MTEDDTQTFDSTVYYDDDADEEAIAHKTVAVLGYGSQGHAHAQNLSESGVDVIVGLREDSSSRSAAESDGLRVETPADAAAEADVVSVLVPDTVQPDVYEAAIEPNLDAGDTLQFAHGFNIHYNQIQPPEDVDVTMVAPKSPGHLVRRNYENDQGTPGLLAVYQDATGDAHDEGLAYAAAIGCTRAGVVETSFREETETDLFGEQAVLCGGVTSLVKQGYETLVDAGYSPEMAYFECLNELKLIVDLMYEGGLGEMWDSVSDTAEYGGLTQGDVVVDEHARENMEEVLEKVQNGQFAREWIAENQAGRPSYTQLRNAEKNHEIEAVGDELRGLFAWEESAEDDEEESAEVTA, encoded by the coding sequence ATGACCGAAGACGACACGCAGACGTTCGACTCGACAGTATACTACGACGACGACGCCGACGAGGAGGCCATCGCCCACAAGACGGTGGCCGTCCTCGGCTACGGCTCGCAGGGCCACGCCCACGCGCAGAACCTCTCCGAGAGCGGGGTCGACGTGATCGTCGGCCTCCGCGAGGACAGTTCCTCCCGGAGCGCCGCCGAGAGCGACGGGCTCCGCGTGGAGACCCCCGCGGACGCGGCCGCCGAGGCCGACGTGGTGAGCGTCCTCGTCCCCGACACGGTCCAGCCGGACGTGTACGAGGCGGCGATCGAGCCGAACCTCGACGCGGGCGACACGCTCCAGTTCGCGCACGGGTTCAACATCCACTACAACCAGATCCAGCCGCCGGAGGACGTCGACGTGACGATGGTCGCGCCGAAGTCGCCGGGCCACCTCGTCCGCCGCAACTACGAGAACGACCAGGGGACGCCCGGGCTGCTCGCGGTGTACCAGGACGCGACCGGCGACGCCCACGACGAGGGGCTCGCGTACGCGGCCGCGATCGGCTGCACCCGCGCCGGCGTCGTCGAGACGTCGTTCCGCGAGGAGACGGAGACCGACCTGTTCGGCGAGCAGGCCGTCCTCTGCGGCGGCGTCACCTCCCTCGTCAAGCAGGGGTACGAGACGCTGGTCGACGCCGGCTACTCCCCGGAGATGGCGTACTTCGAGTGTCTCAACGAGCTGAAGCTCATCGTCGACCTGATGTACGAGGGCGGGCTCGGCGAGATGTGGGACTCCGTCTCGGACACCGCCGAGTACGGCGGGCTCACGCAGGGCGACGTCGTCGTCGACGAGCACGCCCGCGAGAACATGGAGGAAGTCCTCGAGAAGGTCCAGAACGGCCAGTTCGCCCGAGAGTGGATCGCGGAGAACCAGGCGGGTCGACCCTCCTACACGCAGCTCCGGAACGCGGAGAAGAACCACGAGATCGAGGCCGTCGGCGACGAGCTGCGCGGGCTGTTCGCGTGGGAGGAGTCCGCCGAAGACGACGAGGAGGAGAGCGCCGAGGTGACCGCCTGA
- the ilvB gene encoding biosynthetic-type acetolactate synthase large subunit, whose protein sequence is MSDTAAQPRSDGDEADDSSAETATEEPTEPDDEGAAGPVSTGAESVVAALEAAGAKTAFGVQGGAIMPVYDALYDSSIRHVTMAHEQGAAHAADAYSVVAGEPGLCMATSGPGATNLVTGIADADMDSDAMLALTGQVPTEFVGNDAFQETDTVGVTRPITKHNYFAGGADTVGDTVGEAFELSRAGRPGPTLVDLPKDVTQDDTDRTPGPATAPAGTDPDPNADQEAVEEAARAIESAERPVCLFGGGVIKADASDEARTFARSYGIPVTTTMPGIGSFPEDDDLCLSWAGMHGTGYANLAITHTDCLIAVGTRFDDRLTGGIDTFAPEAEVIHVDIDPAEISKNVHADYPLIGDAGRVLDQLTAAVREAPDAEAWRDRCEEWKETYPLTYATPDDEPLKPQFVVEAFDEATDDDTIVTTGVGQHQMWASQFWTYSEPRTWVSSHGLGTMGYGVPAAVGARVAADTMGEADRDVVCFDGDGSFLMTMQELSVAVREELDITIAVLNNEYIGMVRQWQDAFYEGRHMASDYTWMPEFDKLAEAFGALGLRVDDYDEVAPAVEEALDYEGPAVVDFHVDPEENVLPMVPSGGANGKFAAAEDQL, encoded by the coding sequence ATGAGCGACACAGCAGCACAGCCGCGATCCGACGGCGACGAGGCCGACGACTCGTCGGCCGAGACCGCGACCGAGGAGCCGACCGAACCGGACGACGAAGGGGCCGCAGGCCCCGTCTCGACCGGCGCCGAGTCGGTCGTCGCCGCCCTCGAGGCCGCGGGCGCGAAGACCGCCTTCGGCGTTCAGGGCGGCGCGATCATGCCCGTCTACGACGCGTTGTACGACTCCTCGATCCGGCACGTGACGATGGCCCACGAGCAGGGCGCCGCCCACGCCGCGGACGCGTACAGCGTCGTCGCCGGCGAGCCGGGGCTCTGTATGGCCACGTCCGGGCCGGGCGCGACGAACCTCGTCACCGGCATCGCCGACGCGGACATGGACTCGGACGCGATGCTGGCGCTGACCGGTCAGGTCCCGACCGAGTTCGTCGGCAACGACGCGTTCCAGGAGACGGACACGGTCGGCGTCACGCGCCCCATCACGAAGCACAACTACTTCGCGGGCGGCGCGGACACCGTCGGCGACACGGTCGGCGAGGCGTTCGAGCTGTCGCGGGCGGGGCGTCCCGGCCCGACGCTGGTCGACCTCCCGAAGGACGTCACGCAGGACGACACCGACCGGACGCCCGGTCCGGCGACGGCCCCCGCGGGGACCGACCCCGACCCGAACGCGGACCAAGAGGCGGTCGAGGAGGCCGCTCGCGCCATCGAGTCGGCGGAACGGCCCGTCTGCCTGTTCGGCGGCGGCGTGATCAAGGCCGACGCGAGCGACGAGGCGCGGACGTTCGCCCGGAGCTACGGGATCCCGGTGACGACGACGATGCCGGGGATCGGCTCGTTCCCCGAGGACGACGACCTCTGCCTCTCGTGGGCGGGGATGCACGGCACCGGTTACGCCAACCTCGCGATCACTCACACCGACTGCCTGATCGCGGTCGGCACGCGGTTCGACGACCGGCTCACCGGCGGGATCGATACGTTCGCGCCCGAGGCCGAGGTGATCCACGTCGACATCGACCCCGCGGAGATATCGAAGAACGTCCACGCCGACTACCCGCTGATCGGCGACGCGGGCCGCGTGTTGGACCAGCTGACGGCGGCGGTCCGCGAGGCGCCCGACGCCGAGGCGTGGCGCGACCGGTGCGAGGAGTGGAAGGAGACGTACCCGCTCACGTACGCGACGCCCGACGACGAGCCGCTGAAGCCGCAGTTCGTCGTCGAGGCGTTCGACGAGGCGACCGACGACGACACGATCGTCACCACCGGCGTCGGCCAACACCAGATGTGGGCCTCGCAGTTCTGGACGTACTCGGAGCCCCGGACGTGGGTCTCCTCGCACGGGCTCGGCACGATGGGGTACGGCGTGCCCGCCGCGGTCGGCGCGCGCGTCGCGGCCGACACGATGGGCGAGGCGGACCGCGACGTGGTGTGCTTCGACGGCGACGGCTCCTTCCTGATGACGATGCAGGAGCTGTCGGTGGCGGTCCGCGAGGAGCTGGACATCACGATCGCGGTGCTGAACAACGAGTACATCGGGATGGTGCGCCAGTGGCAGGACGCCTTCTACGAGGGCCGCCACATGGCCTCCGACTACACGTGGATGCCCGAGTTCGACAAGCTCGCGGAGGCGTTCGGCGCCTTAGGCCTCCGCGTCGACGACTACGACGAGGTCGCGCCCGCGGTCGAGGAGGCGCTCGACTACGAGGGACCGGCCGTGGTCGACTTCCACGTCGACCCCGAGGAGAACGTCCTGCCGATGGTGCCGAGCGGCGGCGCGAACGGGAAGTTCGCGGCCGCGGAGGACCAGCTATGA
- the ilvN gene encoding acetolactate synthase small subunit, which yields MSGDASDDAAVADGSRTTPDADSRPLPDEQPGPDDRDHPEGRRNLEGIRIDPVVEAEHESRRAVISALVEDEPGVLARVSGLVSRRQFNIESLTVGPTTVDGHSRITMVVEETDPGIDQIEKQMAKLKPVISVGEVAGDAVTSELVLLKVEADDPAAVHAVSEMYDGRTVDAGPETITVELTGDKASIDNAIGAFDRFGIVEIARTGPTALARGDTPTAPGEKPGTAGEPTTHDD from the coding sequence ATGAGCGGCGACGCCTCGGACGACGCGGCCGTCGCGGACGGCTCGCGCACGACTCCCGACGCCGACTCCCGACCGCTCCCGGACGAACAGCCCGGGCCGGACGACCGCGACCATCCCGAGGGGCGCCGGAACCTCGAAGGGATCCGGATCGACCCCGTGGTCGAGGCCGAACACGAGTCGCGGCGCGCGGTTATCTCCGCGCTCGTCGAGGACGAGCCCGGCGTGCTCGCGCGCGTCTCCGGGCTCGTCTCTCGCCGGCAGTTCAACATCGAGAGCCTGACGGTCGGGCCGACCACCGTCGACGGCCACTCGCGTATCACGATGGTCGTCGAGGAGACGGACCCCGGCATCGACCAGATAGAAAAGCAGATGGCGAAGCTGAAGCCGGTCATCTCGGTCGGCGAGGTCGCCGGCGACGCGGTCACCTCCGAGCTCGTCTTACTGAAGGTCGAGGCCGACGACCCGGCCGCGGTCCACGCCGTCTCCGAGATGTACGACGGCCGGACGGTCGACGCCGGCCCGGAGACGATCACCGTCGAGCTCACCGGCGACAAGGCGAGCATCGACAACGCGATCGGCGCCTTCGACCGGTTCGGCATCGTCGAGATCGCGCGGACCGGGCCGACCGCGCTCGCGCGCGGAGACACCCCGACGGCCCCAGGAGAGAAACCCGGAACGGCCGGCGAACCGACCACCCACGACGACTGA